In Thermoanaerobaculia bacterium, a genomic segment contains:
- a CDS encoding isocitrate lyase/phosphoenolpyruvate mutase family protein, with the protein MPTTQADKAVRFHALHERPGAFVIPNPWDAGTARILESLGFEALTTTSAGLAFALGRPDGSVGRQETLENARQIVEATDLPVAADLENGYGDSPAEAAETIRLAGRVGLVGGSIEDRSASPRRIYDLDHSVERVAAAVEAARALPFPFMLVARAENFLEGRPDLDDTIRRLQAYESAGADVLYAPGLTTEEQIRAVCSAVSKPVNVVMGLRSAHFSVAELAGMGVKRISVGSTLSRAALGAFIRAAEEMRDHGTFHFADQAPPFAELNDLFGRRST; encoded by the coding sequence ATGCCGACGACCCAGGCCGATAAAGCCGTACGATTCCACGCCCTCCATGAACGCCCGGGCGCGTTCGTCATCCCGAACCCCTGGGATGCGGGAACGGCGAGGATCCTCGAGAGTCTCGGTTTCGAGGCGCTCACGACGACGAGCGCCGGGCTCGCGTTCGCGCTGGGCAGGCCCGACGGATCGGTCGGACGCCAGGAGACTCTCGAAAACGCGCGGCAGATCGTCGAAGCGACCGATCTCCCGGTCGCGGCGGATCTCGAGAACGGGTACGGGGATTCGCCGGCGGAGGCGGCGGAAACGATCCGCCTCGCCGGGCGGGTTGGCCTCGTCGGCGGGTCGATCGAAGATCGGTCGGCAAGCCCGCGGCGGATCTACGACCTCGACCACTCCGTCGAGCGCGTCGCGGCCGCCGTCGAGGCCGCGCGAGCGTTGCCGTTTCCTTTCATGCTGGTCGCCCGGGCCGAGAACTTCCTCGAAGGGCGGCCGGACCTCGACGACACGATCCGGCGCCTGCAGGCATACGAGTCCGCCGGCGCGGACGTCCTGTACGCCCCCGGCCTCACGACCGAGGAGCAAATCCGCGCCGTCTGCTCGGCGGTCTCGAAACCCGTCAATGTCGTGATGGGGCTGCGGAGCGCCCATTTCTCGGTCGCCGAGCTCGCCGGGATGGGAGTCAAGCGAATCAGCGTCGGCTCGACGCTCTCGCGCGCCGCGCTCGGCGCGTTCATCCGCGCGGCCGAGGAAATGCGGGATCACGGGACCTTTCATTTCGCGGACCAGGCGCCGCCGTTTGCCGAACTGAACGACCTGTTCGGACGGCGTTCGACATAA
- a CDS encoding retropepsin-like aspartic protease — protein MSNRKIVTACAILFLTAGCAIAAGLPADVPFELFHNVILVPVHLGDRGPYLAMIDTGTDPSAIDIALAKELGLRLGRGGEIDGGGTQTVKAFETRLASVRVGSVTAVNVEVLAGGSIAKIGATLGRPIRLVLGKSFLNGRVVQFDFPRKMMRFLARSPDAVAARGRRAILPSRYEDDVELDGVRVDGKPVRAILDTGSNGSLKITPEAVHALGLDAAASGGKEARGTGYRGTYSSREGHVESLDLGGIRVADPEAIFWLPNTGHDGKPWDVNVGNSILKDFVVTLDTVGRHVLIEKP, from the coding sequence ATGAGCAACCGCAAGATTGTGACAGCCTGTGCGATCTTGTTCCTCACGGCGGGGTGCGCAATCGCCGCGGGCTTGCCGGCCGACGTTCCCTTCGAGCTCTTCCACAACGTGATCCTGGTGCCGGTCCATCTCGGGGATCGCGGACCGTATCTGGCAATGATCGACACCGGAACCGATCCGTCCGCGATCGACATCGCGCTCGCGAAGGAGCTCGGCTTGAGACTCGGAAGGGGAGGCGAGATCGACGGAGGCGGAACGCAGACCGTCAAAGCCTTCGAAACCCGTCTTGCCTCGGTTCGCGTCGGTTCCGTCACGGCGGTGAACGTGGAAGTCCTGGCGGGCGGGTCCATCGCGAAGATCGGGGCGACGCTCGGCCGGCCGATCCGCCTCGTCCTGGGGAAGAGTTTCTTGAACGGGCGAGTCGTTCAGTTCGACTTTCCCCGGAAGATGATGCGCTTTCTGGCGCGGTCTCCCGACGCCGTGGCGGCGCGCGGCCGGCGGGCGATTCTGCCTTCTCGGTACGAAGACGACGTCGAGCTCGACGGCGTGCGCGTCGACGGAAAGCCCGTCCGCGCGATCCTGGACACCGGGTCGAACGGTTCGCTGAAGATCACGCCCGAGGCCGTTCATGCGCTCGGCCTCGACGCCGCGGCGAGCGGGGGGAAGGAAGCTCGGGGAACCGGTTACCGCGGTACTTACTCGAGCCGCGAAGGGCACGTGGAGAGCCTCGATCTGGGAGGCATTCGCGTCGCGGATCCCGAAGCGATCTTCTGGCTGCCGAACACCGGACACGACGGGAAGCCGTGGGACGTCAACGTGGGAAACTCGATTCTCAAGGACTTCGTCGTGACGCTCGACACGGTCGGCCGGCACGTCCTGATCGAAAAGCCATAA